One Solanum pennellii chromosome 10, SPENNV200 genomic region harbors:
- the LOC107001456 gene encoding uncharacterized protein LOC107001456 — protein sequence MFSIGLANHDFNWGPITWNKTNCPFSHPPNATQTSNKFIVGGSENWHYGFNYMDWARNNGPFFVNDTLVFKYDPPNVNGTGFPHSVYLFSNYQSFIKCDFRRAKRIADPSEGAEEGFEFVLKKTQTYYFGCGEHKGIHCKTGNMKFAVMPLKHWRF from the exons ATGTTTTCCATTGGACTAGCCAACCATGACTTCAATTGGGGTCCTATAACATGGAATAAAACTAATTGCCCTTTTTCTCATCCCCCAAATGCCACTCAGACCTCCAATAAATTCATCGTTGGAGGTTCGGAAAATTGGCATTATGGCTTCAACTACATGGATTGGGCTCGAAACAATGGTCCGTTCTTTGTTAATGACACCTTAG TGTTCAAGTATGATCCACCAAATGTAAATGGTACTGGATTTCCACACAGTGTTTATTTATTCTCAAATTATCAGAGCTTCATTAAGTGCGATTTCAGGAGAGCTAAAAGGATAGCAGATCCAAGTGAAGGTGCAGAGGAAGGATTTGAGTTTGTGTTAAAGAAAACGCAAACTTACTATTTTGGTTGTGGAGAACACAAAGGAATCCATTGCAAGACTGGGAACATGAAGTTTGCTGTGATGCCTCTCAAACATTGGCGTTTCTAA
- the LOC107001457 gene encoding uncharacterized protein LOC107001457, with the protein MSNLSKLEFVALDISGKNYLSWVLDAEIHLAAKGLDATITQGNEASSQDKAKTMIFLRHHLDEGLKIEYVTVKDPLELWTDLKGRYDHLKATVLPRARYEWMHLRFQDFKTVIKYNSVVFKMTSQLKLRGETIKDEDMLKKTLTTFHASNVILQQQYREKDFQKYSELISSRSTGAAPLPEANVVGARDQSKVKRDDHRGYNNARERDKDKRRYINRQGGGYNERENNMSSQNNPSKNNCRRCGMKVHWKNECRTHEHFVRLYQNSFKKKKNKSGASSFNARAESHMTLKDDDKPGTSQKYDKDVEANLALKDDVFDGLGDITHMEVDDFFGDRN; encoded by the exons ATGTCGAATTTATCCAAACTTGAGTTTGTGGCATTAGATATTTCTGGAAAGAATTATCTTTCATGGGTACTCGATGCTGAGATTCACTTGGCTGCTAAAGGTCTTGATGCCACTATTACTCAGGGAAATGAAGCATCGAGTCAAGATAAGGCGAAGACTATGATTTTTCTTCGTCATCACCTTGATGAGGGCCTAAAGATTGAATATGTGACGGTAAAAGATCCACTTGAATTGTGGACTGATTTAAAGGGGAGATATGACCACCTAAAGGCAACAGTGTTGCCAAGAGCTCGTTATGAGTGGATGCATTTACGGTTTCAAGATTTTAAGACCGTAATTAAATACAACTCGGTTGTATTCAAGATGACCTCCCAGTTGAAATTACGTGGGGAGACTATAAAAGATGAGGACATGTTGAAAAAGACACTTACTACTTTCCATGCCTCAAATGTGATATTGCAACAGCAATATCGTGAAAAGGATTTTCAGAAATATTCTGAACTAATCTCAT ctCGTTCCACTGGAGCTGCTCCATTACCGGAGGCAAATGTGGTGGGAGCACGTGATCAATCTAAAGTAAAAAGAGATGATCATCGGGGCTATAATAATGCACGAGAACGTGACAAAGATAAAAGACGATACATTAATCGTCAAGGTGGTGGTTATAATGAAAGGGAGAACAACATGAGTTCTCAAAATAATCCCTCAAAAAATAATTGTCGTCGTTGTGGCATGAAAGTCCATTGGAAGAATGAATGTCGCACACATGAGCATTTTGTAAGGCTCTATCAAAATtcctttaaaaagaaaaaaaataaaagtggtgCTTCCTCTTTCAATGCTCGAGCTGAGTCACATATGACTCTTAAAGATGATGATAAGCCGGGAACATCTCAGAAATATGATAAGGATGTTGAAGCAAATTTGGCTTTAAAGGATGATGTTTTTGATGGCCTTGGTGACATTACTCATATGGAAGTTGATGACTTCTTTGGAGATCGAAACTGA